The window atttatataaattaatgggCTAGAATCAGCAATAAATTCTCAACAACAATCAAGCTTTAATATTCTACTTGATTACACGCGATCAACTAACACGAAATTCAttctatttttgtattaaaaatagtaataataataaaacacgaACAATActtaaaaacatatatataaattcaaaaaatccaGGTCAACGTTATatcaatttgatttataaatattaattatttttatttttaaaagatatatataatattgttgattgtaTACAAGAAAAGGtgagtataattatttgtatttattttttagatgaatTTACCAAACGCTACACTTGTGTGTTGGATTCATTTTAGATCCCAAAGAACAATTATAAGCTTTAGCAAAATCTTCACTGTTTGATAATGCACCAAGTACTCTAAATGGTCCTGGTGAATGAACACTGCTACGAATTTTTGTTAGAGCATCTTCAGGTGTCATTGAACCACACCATATTTGtgcataatttaaaaaaaataattgatcatGAGTTAAATTAATACCAGGTAAAAGTGGCTCTTCTCCATGTACAGCAACCCATTTTTTATATGCCTATAAATATAAggcagtaaataaattaatagaaataataatatatttgtttatttatgttaaattaaacTCACACGAAATGATTGTTTTAATCCACCATTGTCAGCAATATTTTCACCTTGTGTCATTCTTCCATCAATGTATTGATCAACTTCACGTAATTTATATCGTGAATATTGATCTACAATACACTGTGCACGTTCACGAAATGCTTTTATTGTTGCATTATTCCACCATTGCATCATATTGCCTTCTTTATCAAATTGACGTCCTTTATCATCAAAACCATGAGTTATTTCGTGTCCAATAACCtgccaaataaatttaaaatttaatattaaaattgattaatataaattatatattattttacgtaCAACACCAATGCCTCCGTAATTTAAAGATTTTGGAAATTgttgagaataaaataatggcTGTAATATACCAGCTGGAAAaactaaaagaaatataattttaaataaattagtaaattgtttttaatttaaattttattatagtattttaccaatatcatttttatttggattATAAAATGCATTAACAACAGCTGGCTCTGTTGACCATTTATCTTTATCAACAGGTTCACGaagtttttgaatattatattgtgcatcatattttaaaacaaatataacatttttaaaaaattcattctctGTCATATTaagctgtaaaaaaaaatgttatgaatattatataaggttttttatatttttaatattaccattgaatattctttatttaattcatctggattatttaaaaaatcaggaTAACCAATTCTTTCGTTCATTGAATTTGCTTTGTTTTTAGCAACATCACGTGTTTCATCATCCATCCAATCATTTTCAACTAGTAACTCATTAAAAGCTTCTCTTATTGTGTGTATCATTTCTAGCGCAGTTtccttaattaaaaaaattaatatacatttataaatgatactttattaaattgcatttttttattaattgagaATTTcgtttctattttattttttactgtcGTGTGTTATATCAACAAAGCAGttgtttataattcaattaattcatgCAAGGGGTTTTATTAATGTTGccaattgaaattatatttcattgtgAATTTAATGCATAAACATATGTTTGCCATTctctttaatataaataaacaatgtgCAGTtgtaaattaacataaatacCTTGCTttcatgattaaaattatcacgAATGAAAAGTGCACCAACAGCCAttccaagttttttattaGTCCATTCAACACATTGAGACCATCGATTTTTTTCACTCAATATTCCCAACAATACTTTACGAAATTCCATACGTTTCAACTGATAATCATCAATCATGTAGGGCATTAGGGACATTACAAATCTCCATAGTATATAATTGTGGAGTGTTCtatttaaaagcaataaaataaaacgttTTGAATGATATTATCTTTTGGAgctgtaatatttaaatggaaactaataattttgaaaattaccTTTGATCTGTCTTTTCAATAATACGACCCATTTGTATGAAATAAGGCAATGAATAAACAACAACTTGTTCATCATCGGAAACATTTAATTCTCCCAAGAATTCTTGAATGTAAATTCGCCAATTAAATTGTGGTACTTGACGCTGTAATTGTCTAATTGAGAGCTTTTTGTAAATAAGTGATGTATCATGACGATCAGCTTCAGGTAATGAGGCATTTGCTAATTGGCTTTCAAATTCAATAACACGTTTGAATTCGTCGACAGCTAATTTATAATCAGCACCAAGTAAGAGTGATACTTGTGTCATGTAACGATGATAGGCACGTAGTTCGATTTCactatttatttctaaataataatctcTACTTGGTAATGCCAATTGCATTTGAtccagctaaaaaaaaaaatagaagattAGTTCGTGCGGTTAATATACACACAAACTACATATAGTAAATCAAGTTtgaagatataaatatatagttgtatcgaaaaaatagaatgagcgatgaagaaataaaaaaaagattgataTTTTTGTAGAGAATTATGCAAAAGGCAAaaaggtatttcatatattttataacttacTCCTTTTATATTATAGTTCCCtaatagaataattatttttatttttatttcttgaaaaaaatacgctattttaacaggaacatagaactagcaaagaggtatttcatatattttataacttactccttctatattataattccctaataaaacaattatttattttttttttttgaaaaaatcaaactattttaacaggaacatagaactagtaaagaggtatttcatatattttataacttactccttctatattataattccctaataaaataattatttttattttcatttcttgaaaaaaatacgctattttaacaggaacatagaactagcaaagagatatttcatatattttataacttactccttcgatattataattccctaataaaacaattatttattttttttttttgaaaaaatcaaactattttaacaggaacatagaactagcaaaggggtatttcatatattttataaactatatataattcaataaaataattatttttattttttttttttgaaaaaaattagctattttaacaggaacatagaactagcaaagaggtatttcatatattttataacttactccttctatattataattccctaataaaataattattttcattttcatttcttgaaaaaaataagctatattaacaggaacatagaactagcaaagaggtatttcatatatgtTATAACTTAATCCTTTTACATCATAGTTCCCtaatagaataattatttttatttttatttcttgaaaaaaatacgctattttaacaggaacatagaactagcaaagaggtatttcatatattttataacttactccttctatattataattccctaataaaataattatttttatttttttttttttgaaaaaaataagctattttaacaggaacatagaactagcaaagaggtatttcatatattttataacttactccttctatattataattccctaataaaataattatttttatttttttttttttgaaaaaaataagctattttaacaggaacatagaactagcaaagaggtatttcatatattttataacttacttcttctatattataattccctaataaaatacctatttttattttttttttttgaaaaaaataagctatattaacaggaacatagaactagcaaagaggtatttcatatatgtTATAACTTAATCCTTTTACATCATAGTTCCCtaatagaataattatttttatttttatttcttgaaaaaaatacgctattttaacaggaacatagaactagcaaagaggtatttcatatattttataacttgcttcttctatattataattccctaataaaataattatttttatttttttttttttgaaaaaaataagctattttaacaggaacatagaactagcaaagaggtatttcatatattttatgactTACTCCTTcgatattataattccctaataaaacaattatttattttttttttttgaaaaaatcaaaCTATTTtgacaggaacatagaactagcaaagaggtatttcatatattttataacttactccttctatattataattccctaatacaatcattatttttattttttttttttgaaaaaatcaagctattttaacaggaacatagaactttatttttatttcttggaaaaaatacgctattttaacaggaacatagaactagcaaagaggtatttcatatattttataacttactccttctatattataattccctaataaaataattatttttattttttttttttgaaaaaattagctattttaacaggaacatagaactagcaaagaggtatttcatatattttataacttactccttctatattataattccctaataaaataattatttttatttcttgaaaaaataagcaattttaacaggaacatagaacaagcaaagaggtatttcatatatttgataacttactccttctatattataattccctaaagaaataattagttttatttttatttttgttttaaataacctattttaacaggaacatagaactagcaaagaggtatttcatatattttataacttactccttctatattataattccctaataaaataattatttttattttcatttcttgaaaaaaatacgctattttaacaggaacatagaactagcaaagagatatttcatatattttataacttactccttcgatattataattccctaataaaacaattatttattttttttttttgaaaaaatcaaactattttaacaggaacatagaactagcaaaggggtatttcatatattttataacttactccttctatattataattccctaataaaataattatttttattttttttttaaaattagcttttttaacaggaacatagaactagcaaagaggtatttcatatattttataacttactccttctatattataattccctaataaaataattatttttattttttttttttgaaaaaattagctattttaacaggaacatagaactagcaaagaggtatttcatatattttataacttactccttctatattataattccctaataaaataattatttttatttttttttttttaaaaaattagctattttaacaggaacatagaactagcaaagaggtatttcatatattttataacttactccttctatattataattccctaataaaataattatttttattttttttttttgaaaaaatcaagctattttaacaggaacatagaactagcaaagaggtatttcatatattttataacttactccttctatattataattccctaataaaataattatttttattttttttttttgaaaaaattagctattttaacaggaacatagaactagcaaagaggtatttcatatattttataacttactccttctatattataattccctaataaaataattatttttatttttatttcttggaaaaaatacgctattttaacaggaacatagaactagcaaagaggtatttcatatattttataacttactccttctatattataattccctaataaaataattatttttatttttttttttttgaaaaaaataagctattttaacaggaacatagaactagcaaagaggtatttcatatattttataacttactcctcctatattataattccctaataaaataattattcatttcttttttattgaaaaaaatacgctattttaacaggaacatagaactagcaaagaggtatttcatatattttataacttactccttctatattataattccctaataaaataattatttatttttttttttattgaaaaaaatacgctattttaacaggaacatagaactagcaaagaggtatttcatatattttataacttacttcttctatattataattccctaattatataattatttttattttttttttcgaaaaaaatatagtattctCATTGGAACATAAAGCTAGCATAGAGGTATTATATATTTcctagctttttttttctattttataatttctcaatcaaattatttttgtttattttttttactctacattcctttaataattttacaaattcgaCCGGCAGATTTCCAGTAAGATGCAAATTTGTATTAGGACCACTGAATAACTGAAGAGGTATTCGGTGTTCTATAagctttatcaaaaaaaaacattatttatgaaaattgaaatttcaaaaaaaactgAGTCATACTTCGTCGTCGCACCTGGATGATGTTTGATGATGAATTCTTGTCATCAGGTCCAACCCATTGTTCAAGTAAAACACCTTCATTAAAATCACCTCGAAGACGTCCGAGCAATTCTTCAATTGTAAATTTCGGTGGTTTCCATGATGGTCCCTCGATAATTGGCCATCCACCAAGTTCTTTTAAGACATCAACAAGTGGTTTATCTCCAATGCGTCTTATTTGctctattaaatatattaacacaAAACTAACCACCTAACTAGAATTATAGTGAacttaataaacaataaacctTACGAATATCCATGCATGATTTGTAGAACATTTTAGCTTTAAGAGTGGCATTGTTGTCTTGATGGTTTGATGGTtcttctaataattttttaaggaCAACTTGTAGCTGATCAGACAATACTTCAAATGGATTTATTGAACTTCTGTCTTCAGGTATTGTGTGAAATAAATTCCAAGTACCACAtgcatattgaaaaaaatcaacacaaGGTGATACACTACGATCCATTGCCGATAAAAGACTAGAAgctaaatcaacaataaataaataataattatattctagTTGTATTTCgaatctttatatttactttaccAGTTTTAATGCATTCTTCTGTTAAACAAAcatcttgaaaattaaaaatttaattattattaattgattcaaattcatttcatgaatatgttatatataattcatttaCTATTTTCATTAGAACATTTTTGGCTGCGATTTAGGACCAATAAAAGAAGAGTCAAAAGACAAGTAGCAAGTAAAATTATCGCAAAAACACCAATCAGTTTTTGacgttttttcattgttactGAATTTGAtcgattgtttattgataattttgatgatgtatttgatgattttaatatttttgttattgttccTCCATTTGCACAAGTAACCTGATTAAATCAAttcacttttattatatatatatattgaataaaaaaataaaaaactcatttacaaatttaatcaTGTGTTAAATACCTGTAATGGTGCAGCTGAGTGTATCATTTCAGCTTCCAGTAGAGTGTTTTCTTCTGCATTAATAGCCGACTTCAAgtactcattattattattagatttcatatttttgtttcaCTAAATATTCTCTtcttaaaacgaaaaaaaaatatgtaatatgAAAAGAAATATCGTAAtaatttgtgtatatattttttaaattttttatagattatcgaagttattaaattaaagtttaaaaaacataaataataatgaaacctGATGAGAAACCTTAACTTTAAactatatttgtatttaaatatattattttttaataatactaatcTGAAATTTCGAATAAAATCTTTGAATTTGCGATTGACAAGGAGATTACAGTCGCAATCGAACGACGAGAACCGACTGGTTGAGATGGGTTGGAATAGAAGCAGCAAAAACAGCGGCgggaaatttattatatatgtaccTGTATATACTAGAGTACACAAACATCCAACGTATAAATACATTGATGCTTTAATACTTACAAACATTTATTgtgcaataataatacagaCAAACAATTTGATCGTTGGCTTCTTGCTTCATTTTAAAACCAttcaaactttatttttttagtaaatatttcCTCAATtagtttatattgtttattaaaatttattcaacaacaatatcaatgataaatattattttttttattacttatttttattttcactattAACCACAAAAAACTGAATAATACCTGGTCGATACAGCGACTGCgctttgaattatatatttattttttttttaatattattttttacattaatatataagtttattaaattttaaaaaaattaaatattatcctTGATTAGTGTtccgaaaaaatttatagaatatAGAGATAATAGTTACTTTTGAACATGACAGTTGCCTATTTTATTATAGGAGAATAGTTTTAACTATATACTTTTCAAACAGGTGGATGCGAATGATATCTACCAGTAAAtacattcatttaaaaaatataataatatcatctaTTGTTATTCGATTCTCTACaagtttaatgtttttttttttttcagtattgtattcatttttttatgataaacgtattcattattttttattatcaaacctATTATATTGTTGGAATATCAAGTGCATGAGTATACAAAAgaatattagtaataaataaacccTGCAAAGAGCCAAGATAATTTCCATGAcctaaatttatagaaaatcaattaattctaCGTGTAAATTACAGActccaattattaattatcaatcgTTAATTTAACTTGctgttataatataaaaaaaaaatgttaatctaaaaataaaataaacaaacattaGTATATAATGAgtcatacaatttttatttttaaaatagaaatatcagtaattaaatttaaaaaaaaaaaaaaatacaatgataaaacaataaatcgattttgttaatttatggaaaattaatttttcattttttctaaaactaaaaaacataCGCATTGtaaataagtattttttttttttttttaaataaagtattacaatatttaattagagtattattatttattattattacatttgatttttaataaaattttattattgtaaatatatatttaaacatgttgtttttattttttattaattgttttttttttttttctatttataataacaCAACATATACactgtaatatatatttatgtaaatttataatatttaactcAACATCAATGGAtctaaatgataataatatttactgataAACACAGGTATATAATTCGTTTTATttgccatttaaaaaaaactgcaatatcttaattaaaaataataccaaatacttattatcattaaatcaGATCTTTCTTTcagatgtttttttctttttttttaaatcataattacATTATCATTGTTTCACAAAGAAatgacaaaacaaaaaaatatatatatcctgCACTAATTTAAGGCACAATTTCCAAATAAAATGCCACAtggactaaaaaaaaaaaataaaataaacaataactaCTTTAATATCTCGTTGAATTTACATTATgataaactataaataaaaaaaaaatgatattgaacATTAGTACATAGTCAacatttatgtaaaataataataaacagtaaaaatatgatttttttatctggtgaatttatgttatttttgtaaCGTTAAGTAGATTGGTGATCACTTTGATTTTCATTCGTCCATTATGATAGTGTTGAtggaccatttatttatttttctttcttctttttttttaatctactgcctttgttttttttcagcgaaaaatgtttatatttacatgaaCGACGAGCTACCATTTTGTTAACAATAATTCACCCTATAAAttgtcaatataatattaataaaaattaccacAGTTTAGTAAACAATGGAcacatgataaatttgttataaatcaactttaaaattataaattcttaaaattaaactatataTGGCAGATTGTGTGCgtgcaattgtttttttttttttactatttttcttCGATTTTTTCTACTCTCTTTTAAATTGTTCTTaacaattgatataatttttttttttttgatttttattatctctaaaattaagtaataatataaacacaCACAAATTAATAACTGCACTTGTAcgtaattttgttttacaaatctgattaataaaattatcatttttttttttttttttttgttttttttatgttattatttattaaacatagttttttattttttatataacttaaaataattattacttttaattatcaaataaaaatgataacaataGATAAatccatttattatttttagctcGTTGCTTTGCCCCGGCAGATCatgataatcatcatcatcattataattacaaaattaacagaaaatttatattgtgttttatatttaaaatcaatttataatttattatccaaaaattttattcattatgaaatacaattatattgtatttataatttatatttatatatattatttttttttcgacaatgTATTGCACTTTaatcacaaattaaatatgattaaattatttttttaatttatgtttttctttatgtatttatttctttaaaattttttttcatttgtaataattatattttcaatatcaatatcaCTATTGAAGCAACAAAAACCAATCTacgaaaatacaaatttttaataattgtaattaatatttttatctattcatttttaactcttataattattaaatagaaaattagcCACACTGAGTCACTTGTTAAGCCAGATCGTAGACTCGCTTGTCCCAGCAGATGATCGTCTATTCTAATTACATtattacactttttttttatataatatttttctatttaacaaattaattattctctTAAAAATCTCCTGCACTTTTAACGATggtgctatttttttttttttgtaattactACCACCTCGGTATAAGTACACtgatttatatatgtttatttttttttttcaacaacaaaattagtaaattattaatgtttacACATACTGTGTGTTAATATGTATGtgtaaataatagaaaaaaaaaaaaatttatttgtttataaaaatagtatacaactatgaatgataaatatatagatttttttcttttttcttttataatttgtaggtttttttaaaaaaaccatttagTGTTCATGATTATTTGAGTGTTATTATtagtgtaaattatttatatatatttttttttttaatttttatatatataaatatatatattttataattaaaaataaatttataggaTTTAAAGGATGAAGGATATAGATTTAGGCTTGACGAAGAGGTCTGGTGACGCGCGTACGACGAAGGCTCTCTCTTGGCTGCGGGTTGACGAATTCATTCATACGCGGATGCTGTGTCCGTAGTCCAGGTGTTAGCACGGGGTGGATGGATTCCATTGTTAGCACTCCAAGCCTACATTGGCCATGGACAACCAGGGTTAACAagaaagaagtaaaaaaaaaaaataaaaaaaaaataaaaaaaaacaaaacagttTGTTAGTAATTttgattatgatttttaaaatttaattattaataattaatacataaattatatcaacaaagatatcattatgtatatattatgattgcttattatttatttattattattattattgtttaatacgAAGCATTGCataccatttttttaataattattagtgtttaagcatttttaaaaaaatgttatgaaaattttttattattttatttcatctccCCGCGCATAGGACAGGTCAAAGAgactagatattttttttttttttatattacaattttgttattgaattatttataattgagtatgatttattttttataatttttaaagaaatgtcatttttttaaaaaaagatttaggattttttaattttttttttcaagtatgaGATGCAACcagacaaaaaaatggaatgcATGAGatcattgattaattaaaaataaataaataaatgattttaaggTAGTTACgttgtattattttgataaatttttttagaggtAATTTTATGGGTGTGCACCTGCCACCAACATAGCAGTAACACTCTGACAagtgacaattattattttgaaaaaaaataaaaaaaaaacgaaaattaataattttatttatatataaaattatttaaagttaatttgttgtattttttttttaaattcaaattaacaataattattataaatttgaatttaacagaaaaaaaaatcaaaaataataaataaagttattaatttattatcccATCAGCAAGCGGGTGTCAGAGGCTTTCGTgagcaattttaaaaaaaaggactATTCATACATGTTTTCCAGGCAATATTTAGAAGcattgtatgtattttttttttttctattgtttttgatttttttataaactatatTAAACGAATTGTCATTGTATTAATCAACAGTATTAatataagtatttttatatgataataaacGTTAGTGTCAACTTGACCATGTGGAGCATTATTGTtagtttgaattatttatttgaaaattaatttaaaaaaaatttatttatattataaattaatttattaagatGGTGCAATATTTGTGCAGTAACTATGAGATGATAAAATAGGATGTCATTATATATTACgttaaaaattactttatattttaatttattaatttttttttttaatttttttatttaattttttgttagtttaacgtgaaaaatataaaaattagaaaaattggGTATAGACCGTAAGTTTCACagcttattttttgttttttgattttcatttttcaaaattagaTATTTTGAACTCGCCTGATGAATTTAATCTCGAATAaacgattatttttatatttaaaaaaaatcaaataaataataattaatcaacatCGATTATTCGAGATATGAAAACCTTGCGTCGCATCACGTAACCACCTCTGcaataatttcaaacaattttccttttttttttcattttctattttcttttttttttttttttcacattttctttatttattttttcatataaatattcaaatcaataatatatgacatataaatttgtgttttatctatttttttttttgtttatatatatataataattatatgtatatatacaaaataaaaatggaaggTCAATAAATGTTCCACAGGCACAAGTTGccaaaagaaaattcaaaaataatatataaataaaatttatataataataataaaaataaaactaataataaaaataaacaaattaacaaaaaaaaaaaaaaaaaaaaatgcaaaatatttatatttttcctggaagatcaataaaataatattaaaaaattttattaaaataataaaaaaataattctttattttttcattattttaaattatataagtatgtaaaaaaaaaagaa is drawn from Aphidius gifuensis isolate YNYX2018 linkage group LG3, ASM1490517v1, whole genome shotgun sequence and contains these coding sequences:
- the LOC122852474 gene encoding neprilysin-1-like; the encoded protein is MKSNNNNEYLKSAINAEENTLLEAEMIHSAAPLQVTCANGGTITKILKSSNTSSKLSINNRSNSVTMKKRQKLIGVFAIILLATCLLTLLLLVLNRSQKCSNENNVCLTEECIKTASSLLSAMDRSVSPCVDFFQYACGTWNLFHTIPEDRSSINPFEVLSDQLQVVLKKLLEEPSNHQDNNATLKAKMFYKSCMDIQQIRRIGDKPLVDVLKELGGWPIIEGPSWKPPKFTIEELLGRLRGDFNEGVLLEQWVGPDDKNSSSNIIQLDQMQLALPSRDYYLEINSEIELRAYHRYMTQVSLLLGADYKLAVDEFKRVIEFESQLANASLPEADRHDTSLIYKKLSIRQLQRQVPQFNWRIYIQEFLGELNVSDDEQVVVYSLPYFIQMGRIIEKTDQRTLHNYILWRFVMSLMPYMIDDYQLKRMEFRKVLLGILSEKNRWSQCVEWTNKKLGMAVGALFIRDNFNHESKETALEMIHTIREAFNELLVENDWMDDETRDVAKNKANSMNERIGYPDFLNNPDELNKEYSMLNMTENEFFKNVIFVLKYDAQYNIQKLREPVDKDKWSTEPAVVNAFYNPNKNDIVFPAGILQPLFYSQQFPKSLNYGGIGVVIGHEITHGFDDKGRQFDKEGNMMQWWNNATIKAFRERAQCIVDQYSRYKLREVDQYIDGRMTQGENIADNGGLKQSFRAYKKWVAVHGEEPLLPGINLTHDQLFFLNYAQIWCGSMTPEDALTKIRSSVHSPGPFRVLGALSNSEDFAKAYNCSLGSKMNPTHKCSVW